The Hippoglossus hippoglossus isolate fHipHip1 chromosome 4, fHipHip1.pri, whole genome shotgun sequence DNA window aatctgcGAGAAATGTTTCATAAGTTTGACAGAAATGATAGTCAGTGATTTTAATGCTTCAGAGCTGGGTTTGAGTTTCCCTCTGTGGGATGAGGAGGTGTTTGCCCAGAGGCTCGGGGCAGAAGGAGCCTTCTTTGTACACCAGCCGTCCTCTGAGGATAGTCGCACACACCACTCCATGCAGTGTGGTGCCAAGGTAAGGAGTTGTCTGCACAGACACCATCAGCTCGTCAACAATCTGCGCTCGCTCCATCGTACTGTTCATGAAATGTGTCCTCGTGTTTTTACTCACCTTGTTTTTATGGTGTATACCTGCTTCTTGAATCTGTGAAGTACAACAGACGATGAAACAAAGCTGATTCACGATTAGGGGATTGTTAAAGTTAAGGACTCGTTCTTACCTCAAATTCTCTGTCTGGGTCCCATATAACCAAGTCGGCATCATAGCCGGGGCTCAGGCTGCCTTTCTGGCTGTCAAGACTGCACAGCTGGGCTGTTCTGTGGCTGAGAAGCCTCGTAACATCACACAGCTGGAAGCCTCTCTTTCTGGCTGAACTCCAGAACAGAGGCAAACCTGGTAAACATGTTGACAACGATAAACAATCCCGTAAATACTTGTCTTAACACCAGTCAAATATGACAAGCTTTATGTAGTTCTCACAAGTTCTTACAAGTACAATCATGCCAGGTACTGTCATTATTCTAATCTGTACTTCACTGTTTAAGTGTTGCTCCTGTCCACTCACTGTGTCAGAACAGTAAATGACCGTTGCCCTCTACACCGGCACACAGCTCTTGTTTACCTCCCTGCAAACTTTGCCCAGTGTGGGTGATTATACAACAGATTATAGGGGAGGACGGAAGGAGCGAACACGTAATCCCCCCTAAAATGTGCATATATTATTCCTGTAATACTTCACAGAACTGTCCTGTTTTGTGGGTGTTTGCTTGTGTCGCCTTCagctgagcagcagagaggattTGTCAAGTGGAGACAAATCCTGGCTCTGCTCCACAGACAGTGATTATCATGGCTGTCATGGCTCTGTGACAGCATCCGTGCAGACCTCGCATTGATGCCAGAGCATTTTTAGATCTGCAGCCTAAAGCTGGAGATTGGTacagtaaaactgtaaaatttgTAAACATAACCTAGTAAGCAGTATCACCTTACATCTAATTACTAATGTGTGTCATGACACTCTCCATTAGGAGTGAAAAAACGTAAAGAATTATTCAGAAAACATGGGACACTAATGCGCCAAAGCTGCTGAGGTAGCGCAGGTCGTCTAataaccagagggtcggtgaTTCGATCCCCGGCACCGCTAGTCGGCactccaaagtgtccttgggatAAATATGTACGTGAATGGGTGAATCTAACTCAtactgtaaagctctttgagtgcTTGATTAAACTGGAAATGTGCAATAATGATGTTGCATCAAACATGGGCTAGTTAAAAGTTGTGTTAAGAaggttaatttaaaaaatcaaaaataaatttgacACACCACTCAGCCTTTGTAgctttaaaaacagcaacatttttcTTAGCTGCATAAGACTTAACTGCAGTTACTTAATGGACTAATGCTAAATTGGATTTAGGTTAGCTAATGAACAAGCACTGATGATTGACCAAAGATACTATTTATTTACATCTGCAGTAGCCTATATTTGATTTAGTAGTACCAATCAGCATGCATCATTTTATGGCCTGCACCCGGTGTCTATGCGACGACCCCACCTCTTTTTCTGCTGTGCTGTTTGCTCGTCTTTATGCTGCAGTGCACACTGAGACCTTCAGGGAGCTGAATGTCCCATACGCTGAACACATTTTGAAGTTGGGCACCCTGGAAAATAGCTGATCCAGATTTGGTCAAGATTGAGGGTAATAGGTGCGATAACAAATTGCAGTCCCGAGTCAATGGACTATATTTAGATCTAATGTTATGTTGCATTGAGTTTTACATTAACCGTCATATTAGAACTGCAACTTTGCAACTGCACCCTCAGGGAAAGAAATATTAAGTGTGTCTGTCACTAGTCTCTAGTtagctccaccaaggaggtgatgttttcgCCCGTGTCCAtttgatggttggttggtttgtatgtttgtaggAAGGACAACACAACTAAAGGCTGGGTTATGAAACctgatggaaggatggagtatggatcagggaagaacccactAAATGTTTGGtgaggatctggatcagggcgcagatccaggattcttgtcactttctttaacattgacaGACAaggtatttttttacattttcactgttatCAAAAAAAACAGGCACGTTAAGGgtactgatatctatgagtgtgtgacatttggtgcagcttgtttgactttaatgggactgttgggccttgtcaGTGGAATAAGAGTCATTCTAGTTACCAAATTGCAGTGAAGAAATTCCTCCCCAGGCCTGAGTGAAGTCTCCACTGTCCAGCTTCTTCAGATCAGGGGTGCAGGGAGAGTGATCAGACACCACCATGTCAATCTGCCCAGCTTTCAGTGCTGACCATAACTGCTCCTGAAGGGACACAGTCGATCTATCAATCAATCGATCGGTGAAAATACAGTAGTCATACTGTCATCTACTCTGCATCCTGTTCCATTTACCTGGTTCTCTGATCCTCTGATGGGAGGACAGCACTTGAACTGCGTGGCCCCTGCAGGTATGTTCTCAGCACACAGGCTGAGGTAGTGGTGGGTCGTCTCCACCGTCAGCGGGGCCCCGGCCAGCCGCGCCGCCTGGATCAGTTTCAGACACTTTGCAGAGGACAAATGAACAATATGGCACCGCACCCTGGGGCAGAGAAAGGTAGTTGACGGACGCAACCAAATCCTATCCAGAgtgagctgctgttgtgttgtggatATTTATCAACATGCTGGTGTTCTTACTGGTACTGCAGGCAGAGTTCTGTGACAGTGCGAATGGCCTCTATCTCCATGACATCTGGCCTGGACTGGAGAAAAGTGGAGTACTGACAAGGGTCTAATATGGAAAAAGGTTTGGAGGATGTGAGTATGTGTGACTGAAAACAAATTGTGTGAGTAATGTATcagtactgtggtactgtatTATAAACCTTAATTTTAGATACCTTAATGAAAGATACAGCTAATCCAATTTTCTGACTATTCTACCTGGATAAAACTGTAAAGCCACACTTTTTACGTTGTGTAGATTTTCtcttaaagggtcagttcaccaaatcacaaaaacacattagcaATTTCCCCTATCTAACCATGTGGATGGTTTATCACCTCCACTGTCAACAGTGAAAACTACCACCAGATTTG harbors:
- the zgc:103559 gene encoding allantoinase, mitochondrial, whose amino-acid sequence is MELGSTVTAVRSQRVLIGDHVCPAVVLIKDGRIHQILSDINSSADVGCEVLDVGDSVVMPGIVDSHVHVNEPGRTSWEGFWTATRAAAAGGVTTIVDMPLNSVPPTTTLDNFHEKLREATGKCFVDTAFWGGVIPNNQLDLRPMIQAGVAGFKCFLIHSGVEEFPHVTDSDLHTAMKQLQGTGSVLLFHAELDVEQTTEETADPCQYSTFLQSRPDVMEIEAIRTVTELCLQYQVRCHIVHLSSAKCLKLIQAARLAGAPLTVETTHHYLSLCAENIPAGATQFKCCPPIRGSENQEQLWSALKAGQIDMVVSDHSPCTPDLKKLDSGDFTQAWGGISSLQFGLPLFWSSARKRGFQLCDVTRLLSHRTAQLCSLDSQKGSLSPGYDADLVIWDPDREFEIQEAGIHHKNKTTPYLGTTLHGVVCATILRGRLVYKEGSFCPEPLGKHLLIPQRETQTQL